The Catellatospora citrea DNA segment GGTAGTGGGAAGCGGACTCGTACTGGTACTGCTGGCATGCGGTCGACGACATCGGCCCGCACACCTTCTGCAGCTGGTTGCCGCTGTAGGTGTAGGTCCACGTCGGCTGGGCCGCGCCGGCGACCGGCGCGTTGGCCTTGACCGTGGTGACCCGCCCGTCGGTCCAGGTCAGGTCCAGCGTCCGGGAGCTGGTGAGGTCCTTGATCTGGGTGACCCGGCCGTTGGTGTAGGTGTACTGCTGCTGGCGGCCGTCGGCGTCGGTCACCGAGGTGAGCCGCCCGAGGTCGCTGAAGACCCGCTTCTCACCGGTGGCGTCGCGCAGGGTCCAGTCGGCGGTGCCGCGCTTGAGTGTCACGGCGAAGCCGGGTGGCGGCGCGTAGCTGCCGTCGGGGTTGCGGCCGAAGCGGACCTGCTGGCCGGTGGGCAGCGTGACCACGACGTTGCCGGAGCCGTCGGGGTCGTTGGTGATGCGCTGGTTGAGTGGGGTGGACCAGCCTGCGCCGAAGGCGCCGTCGTTGCCCATCACCTCGAACTCGTAGACGCGTGCCGCCGTGTTGGTGGTCTGCGTCGGGGTGGTGATGTTGAGTTTGACGAAGCGGGCCGACGTGGCACTGATCGTCGTGGTCGTGACGTTGGCGGTGTTGTTGGTGACGGTCGCGGCCGTGGTCCAGGTGGTGCCGTCGGTGGATACCTGGAAGTTGAAGTTCTTCGTGTTGAGCGTGGCCGCTTCGCCGCCTGCGCCGGCGTGCCGGACCACGAAGGACCGTACCGTCTGTACACCTCCAAGATCGACTTGGAGCCAGGTGGGAGCGGTCGAGGAACACCACTTGTCGGTCAGCCCGCCGGACACGCTGCCGTTGAACGCCTGCGCCGGCGGCTCATTGGCCGAGCACGTCACCGACGATATGCCGGCTTTGCCGAGCGCGAGGTTGTAGTCGGCGCCGTTACCGCGGAAGTCCTGGGAATTGTAGGTGCGGCGGATCTCCAGCGGGGGCCCCACCGCCGGGATCGACGCGTCGACCGTCTCCGTCGAGAAGTTGCCGACCTGCGGGTTGACACCGCTGATGTCGGGGTTCTCCGGAGCCGCGGCGAGGTGGCTGGTGATCTCAGGCTGTGGCACCACCGGCGTGACGGCATACGGCCCCTGCAGGTAGCTCATGTTCTGCTCGTCCCACACCGCGACGCGCCAGAACGAGGTCTTGCCCCAGGTGAACTTGTTCGGCGGCACCCGCCAGGTCGACGAGCTGATCCAGCCACTGTTCTGGCAGTCGACCAACGCCGAGGGCGTGCCGTTGCACGCCTCGAAGTAGTACCAGGGTCCGCCTGGCGCGAGGTCGGCGTCGTAGTACTGCGCCCAGAGCGTGGGTGTCAGGGTGTCGACCTGCGCGTTGTTCGCCGGGAAGATCGACACGATCTCCGGTGTCGCCTCGGGTAGCACCCGGAAGGAGACCGACCCCTTGGTCACGCCCCAGTAGCTGAAGGGCTGCTGGTCGGCGGTGCCCTTTCTCATGTCCAGTTCGATGGTGTAGTCGCCCGCCGGCAGCGGGCCGGCGATCACCGGGAAGTAGCCTGAGGTCAGGGGCATGACGTCGTGGTTGATGCCGCCGACGCTCGTCTCCACGAGGGTTCCGGCGCTGTTGCGGACGTAGCCCCAGAGGTTGTAGTTGCCGTCCTTCGGCCAGACGTTGTAGCCGAGGTTGGTCACCTTGACGTCGAGGAAGCCGTAGTTCGACGGCGTCACCGGCGGATCGAACTGCGTGCTGGGCAGCGAGTAGGCCGCACCGTCGATGCTGTAGGTCACATCGAGGAAGGGACCTTCGGCGCCGGTCTCACCCGACTTGAAGAGCTTCTCGGCGTTGTTGTCGGTGTTCGAGGCGCGCAGCGTGAAGCCGTACCACCCGTGCAGGAAGTCCATCTGCTGCCTGAACCGGGCCGGGTCGATCGGGATGTCCTCGCGGCCGGCGGGCTTGCTGGTGCAGTTGCCACCGCGGTTGAAGGACTTCTGGCCGATGGGGCTCGACTCGTAGGCCGGACCCGGCCAGTTCCTGGCCGCCGTCTCGTACTGCAGCCAGTTCTGCGTCACGTTGTGGACATAGAGGGTCGCGTTGGTGCAGGAGCGCGCCCAGGTCTGGTGCAGGACCAGCGACGCGCCCACGATGTACTTCTGCGACAGCGGGTCGGCGGTCTGGAAGCTGATGTAGGACGCCGACTTCTCGACGCCGCCGTTGTAGGTGCCGACCTTCAGGAACGACTCACCGCCGTTGTCACGGTTGGCGAAGTCCTTGCTGGACACGAAGGTGTCCTGGAAGCGGGTCTCGCGCACCGACAGCGGCGGGTCCACCGTCACCGGGAAGCGCCGCTCGGGGTCGTTGAGCCAGGCCTTGTCGAGCGTCAGCTCGAGCACCCAGCGACCGTCCTGCTCCAGCAGCCGGTAGGTCACGCCGTTGGACCGCTTGCCCTGGCCGGTCTTGGGATCGGGGGTCGCGTCGAACATGAAGCCCGGCGGAATGTACGCGCGCTCCTCCCCCTTGGCGTCTTTGAAGATGATCCGGCCGCCGTCGAGCAGAGTCGGGGTCAGACCGCGCAGTTCGAGCGGGAAACGCCAGGTCGTCGGCGACGCGACGGAATCAAGGATGATCTTGTCTTTGAAGCCGGTCGGAGTCGCTTCGAGGATCAGGTCAGCGCCTGGCGCGAGGTCGTCGTAGCGGGCCTCCGCCCCCGACGTCGCCGCGGCGGCGTTGACGGCGTTCTCGACACCGAACGCGACCTCGACGTCCCCCATCGACAGCGCGGCCAGCCGCGGATCCGCGGCAGTCGGGCCGAACGACGTCTTGACGGCGGCACGCGGCTCGAAACGGCCACCCGCACCCTTCGCCAGAGAGGTATCGATGGGAACCATCGCCCCGGCGGCGTTCTTCGCGAACGTCGGCGAGCTGAAGAACCGCGCCGTCTGCGTGCCGTCGGGGTTCTTGAACTGCGTCGACAGCTCAGCGCGCTCGCTCACCACTTCGGTGGACTTGCCCTCGACGAAACCCTGCGCCTCGGGCTGGCTCAGCGTCGCCGTCTGGACCTGCTTGGCACCCTTGGCACCCGGCGGCTGCGGGACCGGGATCGTGCCGGGTGGGCAGCCGATGCACTGGGCCTTGGCCTTCTCCGGTTCGGGGTAGCGCTTCTGCTTACCGACGACGTTCTTGGCACCCGGCGGCAGCGTCGGGTCGCCGGAGGGCACGGAGCCCGGGGCGTTCGTCTGGGACGCCGCCACCTCGTGCTCGCGTCCGGCAGCCGAGCCCGTCTGCTGACGCGGCCGCACCGCAGATCCGCCCGGCGTATCCGGTTCCGCGGCCGACACCGGCGGCGGACCGGCGACCAGGAGGGTGGCCGCGACCGAAGCCGCGAGCAGCGACGCCAGTGCTCTACGCCAGGCGGGTCGGCGTGACTTGCCACCGAAAACGAACGCAGGCGTGCGCAAGCCACTGTCCATGACGGACTCTCCCCGTTGCCCCCGTGCACGCCGCTGCGCGCAACGCGCAGATGGTGCCACACGCGCGGCATCCCAACAAGACCCCTTGCTCCGGTGAGCGGCAATGGATGTCCCGGGCACCGCATTGCACCTGTCCCGACCGGCGGCAACACCGTTCGAATGGGTTCAGAAGATCGGTTCGACCCACATGTTGCGATAGCGCACGTTCGCGCCCGGATAGCCACGGTTCTGCCGCCGGATTGACGGTCTCCATTCGAATACGAGACAACAGAAAAGGCGTTCTCGTGTTCTCATATGGAAGCCACGGGGAGGGGCATACTGTGTCATCACCAAGGACGCTCGCTGCCGAGCGACAGTGCACCGCATATGCGGCATTCGGCATCGCCATGCCTGATCGAATGCGGTTCGCCCGCGACGTCACAGGCGTGAGCCCGTCGCGCAGGTCACGGGAGCCCCGCAGTTCGACGGCCAAGACGCCGACACGTCAAGCAGCACTTCGTCCCTTTTGGATGGACTTGCTCAGCAATTGACCAGCACCCCCGTTCCGGCACCAGCTGTCAGGGCAATCCGTCCTGCGCGCCCTCTCCCGGCGCTCACCCCTTCAGATGGAGATGAAAAATGAACAAGTCCAGGCTCCTCGCGGCCGTGGCGTTCGGTGCCGCGATCGCCGTGTCGACGGCCGGCGGGGCGCAGGCCGTCTTCTACTACGAGGCGCGTTACCAGGGCACCATGTCGTCGGCCACGACGGTCGTCGACACCTCTGGCAACCTCAACGACGGCACCGTCGGATCCGCCAACGGCGGCGCCGTCACCTCCGTCATCGACGCCGGTTCGACCAACCCCTACCTGCACTTCAGCGGCAACGCGTGCGCGAGCCCGGGTTCTTGTGAGCAGTCCAGGATCGTCCCGGCGGTGTCCAGTACCCTGATCCCCAACAGCTCCGGCTCAGGCACGTTCGCGTTCGGCGCCAGCGTCCGCATCCACAACGGCGTCGTCGACCCCCTCGCCGGCATGAACGTCTTCCAGTACGGCTTCGCCGTGGCCGGCGCATCGCAGTGGAAGCTACAGGTCGACAAGCTCACCCCGAGCTGCCGCTGGGCGGACGGCACCAACGAGGTGCTGCTCAAGGCCACCGGATACACCCTGCCCGACAACACCTGGGTCAAGATGAAGTGCTCGCGCCTGTCCGCGACCAGCTTCGAGCTGCGCGTCACCGACCCGGCCACCGGCACGCTGCTGACCCCCGCGGTCACCACCACCGCCACCATGGGCGCGATCGTGCCCACCGGCAGCGCGACGATCGGCGCCAAGACCATCAACAGCGCCAAGCAGGACGCCGACACCGACCAGTTCCGCGGCGACATGGACGACATCTTCTTCCACCGCGACTAAGCGACGCACCCACCGCTGCCCGCCACCCCGGCGGGCAGCGGTGCACCACGACGAACGGGCAGGCAGCAGCCGCTTTGCCGGTATCTGGGCTCGGCGACCAGATATCGAGTAAGCGGCTGCTGCTGAGCAACGCGCTACGAATCCGCCGGACTCGGCTGTTCGGATGCCAGTCGATCGCTCGCTGCCCGGGCGTGCAGGCGGTCCGGGCGAGTCCCTCCCTCAGGATGATCGCCGAGCGTGCCGCCGAGGTAGAACGGCAGTTCCGTCAGGGAACGCCCCACGGACCGACGAATCGCGTTCACCAGGGCCAGCTGCGCCACCGGCGGCGCGCAGGAGGGCGTCGGCGATGAAGAGGTCTTGCAAAGCGATGCCGGAGCTGTCGAACACGGTGATGTCCTGCTCGCTGCGGCGGCCATCGGCTCGCCCCTCCAGAACATCGCCGATCGCGGTCAGCGTGAGGGTGCTGTCGGCGATCAGGTCGGCGACGTGCTGGGCTTCCCCGATACGCACCGCCTGTTCCGGCAGGTCGCAGAACAGCCGCGCTGCCTGGAGCAGTTCGCGGGGTAGTTCCTGCTTGCCGTGGGCGTCGGAGCCCATGCTGGCGACGTGGGTGCCGGGGCGCACCCAGGCGGCGTCGAACAGGGGCGCGGTGGCGGTGGTGGCCGTGACGATGATGTCGGCGGCACGGCACGCTTGTTCCGGCGCGGTGAGCCGGCCGGTGAGCCCGCGTGCGGCCAGGCGTTCCAAGAATGTCTCGCCGTGCTCCGGGGTGCGGGCGACGACGTGGATGGTGTCGATCGGTCGTACGCGGGTGACCGCGGCGCATTCGTGGAGGGCCTGATGGCCGGTACCGAAGACGGTCAGGGTCGAGGCGTCCTCGCGGGCCAGCACGCTGGCGGCGACCGCGTCGGCGGCCGCGGTGCGGTAGGCGTTGACGACGCCGGCCTCGACCACCGCATCGATGCGGCCGAGGTCCTGGTCGAGGAGCAGGATCACCGAATTGTGCCGGGGCACACCGAGGTCGGCGTTGCCGGGCCAGTAGCTGCCGATCTTGACACCCGCGAGCTGCCGGGAGGCGCCGGACTTGACGGTGAACCGGTTGCGGGGGTCGGACCCGTGGCCCAAGACCGCGGGGAAGACCTCGGACTGAGGACGGGTGGCGGCGATGAGCGCGTCGCGGGCGGCGGTGTAGGCGAGGTCCTCGGTGATGAGGGCGGCGGAGTCCGCCTCGGCCAGGTAGCGCATGTCGTTCACCAGCCCGTGATCCGGGTCCAGATGTCCTGCACGGTCCGGGATCCGGGTTCGATCACGTGGTAGCGGTCGTGCTGGGCGGCGGTGGCGCAGGCGTGGTTGGGCAGGATCCGTACCCGAGCGCCGATCGGGATGTCGGGCACCGGTGCGGTGCTGCCGGGCCGGATCGACAGGATGCCGTGTTCCTGGCTCGCGTCGCTCATCAGCAGGTCGTTGTAGAGGGCGCCGTCGAGGTCGGCGACCAGCCCGTACGCCTGGTCGACCCGCTGCCGGGCGGTGCCGCGGTCGCGGGAGGTCGCCATCCATCCGCCGTCGGTGAGGATCCAGCCCTTGTCCGGCCGTCGCCCGATCACCGTGGTCACCACACTCATCGCGAGATCATCGACGGTGCACACGCCGATGCCTGCCATCACCAGGTCAAAGAAGACGAAGTTGCCGGCTCGGACCTCGCTCACCCCGGTCAGGTCGGTAGCGAAGTGCGCCGTCGGCGTCGATCCGACACTCACCACCGGCACCTCGTGTCCGGCCGCCCGCAGGGTCTCGGCCGCCAGCACGGCGCAGCGGCGTTCATTTTCCGCGGCCGCGCGCAGTGCGTCGTCGCCGTCGGCGAAGTACGACTCTCCGGCATGTGTCAGTACCCCGCGCAGGTCCGCGCCGCCGTCGCGCAGCGTCTGACCGATCGTGAGCAGGATCGG contains these protein-coding regions:
- a CDS encoding ornithine cyclodeaminase family protein codes for the protein MRYLAEADSAALITEDLAYTAARDALIAATRPQSEVFPAVLGHGSDPRNRFTVKSGASRQLAGVKIGSYWPGNADLGVPRHNSVILLLDQDLGRIDAVVEAGVVNAYRTAAADAVAASVLAREDASTLTVFGTGHQALHECAAVTRVRPIDTIHVVARTPEHGETFLERLAARGLTGRLTAPEQACRAADIIVTATTATAPLFDAAWVRPGTHVASMGSDAHGKQELPRELLQAARLFCDLPEQAVRIGEAQHVADLIADSTLTLTAIGDVLEGRADGRRSEQDITVFDSSGIALQDLFIADALLRAAGGAAGPGERDSSVRGAFPDGTAVLPRRHARRSS
- a CDS encoding DSD1 family PLP-dependent enzyme is translated as MTNLKDVETPFLTVDRSVVQANIGRLRARLDGLGVGLRPHVKTAKSVEVARLLHNGTPGPITVSTLAEAEAFADAGYRDILYAVGIAPHKLARVVALRQRGVDLIVLLDSVEQAAALAVDRTGMAGIPALIEVDCDGHRGGVAPNDPILLTIGQTLRDGGADLRGVLTHAGESYFADGDDALRAAAENERRCAVLAAETLRAAGHEVPVVSVGSTPTAHFATDLTGVSEVRAGNFVFFDLVMAGIGVCTVDDLAMSVVTTVIGRRPDKGWILTDGGWMATSRDRGTARQRVDQAYGLVADLDGALYNDLLMSDASQEHGILSIRPGSTAPVPDIPIGARVRILPNHACATAAQHDRYHVIEPGSRTVQDIWTRITGW